GTGGCAGGTTGAGGTGTTTACGCTAAGCACGAGGGTTTGGAGAAGCGTGTATAGCGACAATGTACCTAGTAAGTTTGTTAGATTTGGTACTAGAGAACAGGTGGTTGTAGGTGGAGTTGTTTATTGGCTTGCTCGTGATATGTTTGTTCGTGATAGTGATAAGCTGTTAGTTTCGTTTGATCTGACAAGTGAAGAGCTTGGAGAAGTGAAGCTTCCGGATAGAGTACCCCCTACGTATTTAAGTTTGTCTCTGTTTAAGCTAAGGCAGTCCCTCGCTGTGATTGAAGGCAGTGTAGAGGACTCTAAACTGGTTTACCATGTATGGGTGATGAAGGATGGTGTTCCAAAGTTGTTTGAAAAGCTCTTCACTATCAGTGGTCACTCACCAGATGGATCAACCGTTTTTCTAAGGGGCTTTAGGAAGACCGGTGAAGCTTTAATCCAAGTGAAGGCTAATCCTGGCTTCAATACAACACTTGCTGCCTATGAACCCTATTCTAAAGCCATCACTAATCTTGGGATTAATGGAAGATGTATTTCTGTGTGTTCCTATACAGAAACACTGCTTCTGCTTTGATCAGCCAGTTTATGAAAAAGGTAATGTCATTTTCTCTAGTTAGTTTTCAATCCCTATAAGTTCAATGTAGTAAATGTCTTTTGAATGAATTTTGTACCAAATATTATGCATGTCGTTT
The sequence above is drawn from the Helianthus annuus cultivar XRQ/B chromosome 12, HanXRQr2.0-SUNRISE, whole genome shotgun sequence genome and encodes:
- the LOC110893342 gene encoding uncharacterized protein LOC110893342, translated to MVVEMMILAHKSATPFLSGHLNPINTEDVIPWQVEVFTLSTRVWRSVYSDNVPSKFVRFGTREQVVVGGVVYWLARDMFVRDSDKLLVSFDLTSEELGEVKLPDRVPPTYLSLSLFKLRQSLAVIEGSVEDSKLVYHVWVMKDGVPKLFEKLFTISGHSPDGSTVFLRGFRKTGEALIQVKANPGFNTTLAAYEPYSKAITNLGINGRCISVCSYTETLLLL